In Apteryx mantelli isolate bAptMan1 chromosome 16, bAptMan1.hap1, whole genome shotgun sequence, a single genomic region encodes these proteins:
- the LOC106486194 gene encoding collagen alpha-1(I) chain-like, with protein MGLRRLPALLAAAVTAWCALSPGLGSGTRSTEGTAAPTSTAEPPGTERSDRTRLPGQEGASTERSWPLGPAGTVPSPVVTVGVTPAEGTPTTTRPPQGAAPTAAAPPGAGPPGNASAVGTVGPEGTPTRSPGPGGWEWASASALPVSLAPVDDTSPATGESGMGTPTPSPALATAALPAGGRLSPTGTPSPGGTDPAPGGAPAAVTQRDPGSAPGTGGRGGLTTAGTARPAVEMAPSALPATGAVLGLPVPTATASARGQTSPSPERGLTPASGVSGLAGTEGLPERGWAPPTSTGHPPALPGEPPAPHASPTALLGSPQPTPASSSAGPTSPAPGLSTPTATETLGMPVLERGDAGPWGATGRPPPSSGPPAHGAPLLDPGTGEPAAPQHPATSQPASGTPEPSAAVAPGAAGTPGGTGTPADAASPTSSGSPSPAPGALGRTSSGPGGRLAAGTPPAWGPAAPPRVFVVEDQPPLLRAALLRVPCELVLDMGFVPELGDPASRERRGLLQRFNETIAPLFMAVPGFLRLEVKSIRRGSVVLEYDALFAAARVPPRGPALGALLNATLAVGTAPVLRNVALERPLDPCAVLFSCRAGFDCVAGADGTARCTSVCHRDYCKNHGICTHPRDHEPVCQCPVGSDFWFMGLRCDYRVTQQSLLGMACGVLLSVALVGTVIAGLIIRRFRALLLEAKVDQTKSSYRRFCRLDDVSAQYWSQPWLASANSLDNPAFSNSEELLQLQILDNSCCSCREDSAVANSHKQHPTPPVRTVCRPSFHYDWDTSSSSMNDPMVDSGKASDISVSSWPMEPIQWTPFPILHQLSRQRPHKARRPHSYCEGMELANLERSWTA; from the exons atggggctgcggcggctcccggcgctccTGGCGGCCGCAG tGACTGCCTGGTGCGCGCTGAGCCCAGGTTTGGGCAGCGGGACCCGCTCCACGGAGGGCACAGCTGCCCCCACCAGCACCGCCGAGCCCCCCGGCACCGAGCGGAGCGACCGGAcccggctgccagggcaggagggagccagCACCGAGCGCTCGTGGCCGCTGGGCCCTGCCGGCACCGTCCCCAGCCCGGTGGTGACAGTGGGGGTGACCCCAGCCGAGGggacccccaccaccaccaggccCCCCCAGGGAGCGGCTCCCACTGCGGCGGCTCCCCCCGGGGCTGGCCCACCGGGAAACGCCTCGGCGGTGGGCACCGTGGGGCCGGAGGGGACCCCCACGcgctcccccggccccggcgggtgGGAGTGGGCATCCGCCAGCGCCTTGCCGGTGTCCCTGGCCCCCGTGGATGACACCTCACCGGCGACCGGCGAGAGTGGCATGGGGACACCTACGCCTTCACCCGCTCTGGCGACGGCAGCCCTCCCAGCggggggaaggctgagccccaCCGGCACCCCCAGCCCAGGGGGGACGGATCCAGCCCCCGGAGgggcccctgccgccgtcacccaGCGGGACCCTGGCTCTGCCCCGGGGACTGGGGGCCGAGGGGGTCTCACCACGGCCGGCACAGCCCGGCCAGCCGTGGAGATGGCCCCGAGCGCGCTGCCGGCCACCGGCGCAGTGTTGGGGCTGCCCGTCCCCACCGCCACGGCCAGCGCGCGGGGGCAGACGTCCCCCAGCCCGGAGCGAGGCCTGACCCCGGCCTCGGGGGTGTCGGGGCTGGCCGGCACTGAGGGGCTCCCCGAGCGCGGCTGGGCCCCCCCGACCAGCACCGGGCACCCGCCGGCCCTGCCCGGGGAGCCCCCAGCGCCCCACgccagccccacagccctgctgggGTCCCCCCAGCCCACCCCGGCCAGCAGCTCCGCGGGACCCACCTCCCCGGCCCCAGGGCTCAGCACCCCCACGGCCACTGAAACCCTGGGGATGCCGGTGCTGGAGCGGGGCGACGCCGGGCCATGGGGAGCCACCGGCCGCCCACCACCCTCCTCTGGCCCACCAGCCCACGGGGCCCCGCTGCTGGACCCCGGCACGGGGGAGCCGgcagccccccagcacccagccacGTCCCAGCCGGCCTCAGGGACGCCCGAGCCCAGCGCCGCCGtagcgccgggggcggccgggaccCCCGGCGGCACTGGAACGCCCGCGGATGCTGCCTCCCCCACCAGCAGCGGGAGCCCCTCGCCGGCGCCCGGGGCCCTCGGCCGGACCTCgagcggccccggggggcggctGGCGGCGGGGACGCCCCCCGCGTggggcccggcagcgccgccccgggTCTTCGTGGTGGAGGATCAGCCGCCCCTGCTCAGAG cTGCCCTTCTCCGCGTCCCCTGCGAGCTGGTGCTGGACATGGGCTTCGTGCCCGAGCTCGGGGACCCGGCGTCGCGCGAGCGCCGCGGCCTGCTGCAGCGCTTCAACGAGACG ATCGCCCCCCTCTTCATGGCGGTGCCCGGCTTCCTGCGGCTGGAGGTGAAAAGCATCAG GAGGGGCAGCGTCGTGCTGGAGTACGACGCCCTGTTCGCCGCCGCCCGGGTGCCCCCGCGGGGGCCGGCGCTGGGAGCCCTCCTCAACGCCACGCTGGCGGTCGGCACGGCCCCCGTCCTGCGCAACGTGGCCCTGG AGCGGCCACTGGACCCCTGCGCCGTGCTCTTCTCGTGCCGAGCCGGGTTCGACTGCGTGGCCGGGGCAGACGGCACCGCCCGCTGCACCTCCGTGTGCCACCGCGACTACTGCAAAAACCACGGCATCTGCACGCACCCCCGCGACCACGAGCCTGTCTGCCA GTGTCCCGTCGGCAGCGACTTCTGGTTCATGGGGCTGCGCTGCGACTACCGGGTGACGCAGCAGAGCCTGCTGGGCATGGCCTGCGGGGTGCTGCTCAGCGTGGCCCTCGTGGGCACCGTCATCGCCGGCCTCATCATCCGCCGCTTCCGGGCGCTGCTCCTGGAGGCCAAGGTGGACCAGACCAAGAGCAG CTACAGGCGCTTCTGCCGCCTGGACGACGTCTCGGCGCAGTACTGGTCTCAGCCCTGGCTTGCTTCGGCCAATTCTCTGGACAATCCTGCGTTCAGCAACTCCGAAGAGCTGCTCCAGTTGCAGATCCTGGACAACAGTTGCTGCAGCTGTAGGGAAGACTCGGCGGTCGCCAACAGCCACAAGCAGCACCCGACGCCGCCTGTGCGCACCGTGTGCCGGCCCAG tttccattatgactgggacacaagttccaGCAGCATGAATGACCCCATGGTTGACTCAGGAAAAGCCAGTGATATTTCGGTGTCGAGTTGGCCCATGGAACCCATCCAGTGGACACCTTTTCCCATCCTACACCAGTTGTCCAGGCAGCGACCG CACAAAGCCAGACGGCCTCATTCCTACTGTGAGGGGATGGAACTGGCCAATCTTGAGAGGAGCTGGACGGCCTGA
- the NDUFAB1 gene encoding acyl carrier protein, mitochondrial, which translates to MAARVLSACARRLLPRRPPAAAPPLPAALGTFRPGRAPAPPRPAPLPQVAVTAGPLCRRFSDLPPLTLEGIKDRVLYVLKLYDKIDPAKLTAESHFMKDLGLDSLDQVEIIMAMEDEFGFEIPDADAEKLMCPQEIVDYIADKKDVYE; encoded by the exons ATGGCGGCCCGTGTCCTCTCGGCCTgcgcccgccgcctcctgccgcggcggcccccggcggcggcgccgccgctccccgccgcgctcgGCACCTTCCGCCCCGgccgcgcgccggccccgccgcgcccggccccgctgccgcag GTGGCCGTGACGGCGGGGCCGCTCTGCCGCCGCTTCTCCGACCTGCCGCCCCTGACcttggagggcatcaaggaccgCGTCCTCTACGTCCTCAAGCTCTACGACAAGATCGACCCGGCCAAG CTCACAGCTGAATCCCATTTCATGAAAGATCTGGGTTTGGACAGTTTGGACCAAGTGGAGATCATCATGGCTATGGAAGATGAGTTCG GATTTGAAATTCCTGATGCAGATGCAGAAAAGTTAATGTGTCCACAGGAGATTGTAGATTACATTGCAGATAAGAAGGATGTTTATGAATAA